In Bacillus toyonensis BCT-7112, a single window of DNA contains:
- a CDS encoding PH domain-containing protein codes for MYKRQHPITILLSIRISGLFPFILLVIFRSDENEPWYLFYFVLLFLLFVMAIFSAVKWYFKVYWIENNILHIKHGVFVKKESYLNKERVQNVSTSSNIIYQILGLTKLNIEVAGGGSEPEVMLAGIKEDEAKALIALLHKERSVVAEEVPAEEGSKTVYQLKAKEILFASITSGRFGLVFSMLVILYTEFNQFLPEWFINKVEAYVMDNGVYELIVMAAILMAISWVISTAGYALKYANFKIERNGNEIRIVQGLFDKKEFVLKLHRIQAITVKEGILRQPFGYCSVEVEVIQSIESAGNEVMLHPFMKKKDVQQLLAYLQLPYEMEEEIVYLPKAALRRYIIMGWITTAVLAVPIVSASIYFKQYIALFTLIPLCIGFTILAYARYTSGGYMMRENQLTMVYRGLAKYTGIMRRRHIQAVGYNQSYFQKKDELCTAAVSVAGHRYKVKHMRKEDTLRIYNWYKEKGNTGV; via the coding sequence ATGTATAAGAGGCAGCATCCGATCACGATATTATTGAGTATTCGAATTTCGGGTTTATTTCCTTTTATCCTTCTTGTAATATTTCGCTCTGATGAAAATGAGCCTTGGTATTTATTTTATTTTGTTTTGTTGTTTCTTTTATTCGTGATGGCTATTTTCTCCGCTGTGAAATGGTATTTCAAAGTGTACTGGATTGAGAATAATATTTTACATATAAAGCATGGTGTGTTTGTAAAGAAAGAAAGCTACTTAAATAAAGAACGTGTGCAAAATGTTAGTACATCTTCTAACATCATTTATCAAATACTTGGACTTACAAAATTAAATATAGAAGTTGCAGGCGGCGGTAGTGAGCCAGAAGTGATGTTAGCTGGTATTAAAGAAGATGAAGCGAAGGCACTAATTGCTTTATTGCATAAAGAAAGAAGCGTTGTGGCTGAAGAGGTGCCTGCGGAAGAAGGTAGTAAGACAGTTTATCAGTTAAAAGCGAAAGAAATTTTATTCGCATCTATTACATCTGGTAGATTTGGATTAGTGTTTTCTATGTTAGTAATCCTTTACACAGAGTTTAATCAATTTCTACCAGAATGGTTCATTAATAAAGTGGAAGCGTATGTGATGGATAACGGTGTATATGAATTAATCGTTATGGCAGCAATTTTAATGGCAATTTCTTGGGTTATTTCAACAGCAGGCTATGCGTTAAAATATGCAAACTTTAAAATTGAGCGAAACGGAAATGAAATTCGCATCGTACAAGGGTTATTTGATAAGAAAGAGTTTGTGTTAAAATTGCACCGTATTCAAGCAATTACTGTGAAAGAAGGCATTCTCCGTCAGCCTTTCGGTTATTGTTCTGTGGAAGTAGAAGTCATTCAAAGTATAGAATCCGCTGGGAATGAAGTGATGCTACATCCTTTTATGAAGAAAAAAGATGTGCAGCAGTTACTCGCATATTTACAGTTGCCGTATGAAATGGAAGAGGAAATCGTTTATTTACCGAAAGCGGCATTGCGCCGTTACATCATCATGGGCTGGATTACAACTGCTGTGCTCGCTGTGCCGATCGTTAGTGCGAGTATATATTTCAAACAATATATCGCGTTATTCACTCTTATCCCGCTATGTATCGGATTTACAATACTCGCATACGCTCGTTATACTAGCGGCGGTTATATGATGAGAGAAAATCAATTAACGATGGTGTACAGAGGTCTTGCGAAATATACAGGAATCATGCGTAGAAGGCATATTCAAGCGGTGGGGTACAATCAATCATATTTTCAAAAGAAAGACGAGTTATGTACAGCTGCCGTATCGGTAGCAGGGCATCGTTATAAAGTGAAGCACATGCGAAAAGAGGACACACTTCGTATATATAATTGGTACAAAGAAAAAGGAAACACCGGTGTGTAG
- the hmoB gene encoding heme-degrading monooxygenase HmoB produces the protein MKAIISYETPLEQAHFTAKNNEKDMFYKENTEESVEGSLQYDVLDAVGEFKGQPGYIVCNNISVTDEGRPVFENRFKNRAGLIENEPGFQAIRVLRPLSNDTYVILTMWETEQNFKDWTESRSFENAHKKRPAQAEGQSQAQAHPHAEQQKSIFSRPSFVTTFDVLV, from the coding sequence ATGAAGGCTATTATTTCATACGAAACACCTCTAGAACAAGCACATTTCACTGCAAAAAATAATGAAAAAGATATGTTTTATAAAGAAAATACAGAAGAATCTGTAGAAGGATCTCTTCAATATGACGTACTAGATGCTGTTGGCGAATTTAAAGGACAACCTGGCTATATCGTTTGTAACAACATTTCTGTCACAGACGAAGGTCGCCCTGTATTTGAAAACCGTTTTAAAAACCGTGCAGGCCTTATTGAAAACGAACCAGGATTTCAAGCGATCCGCGTTCTACGCCCATTAAGTAACGATACATATGTCATCTTAACGATGTGGGAAACAGAGCAAAACTTTAAAGACTGGACAGAATCACGTTCATTCGAAAACGCTCATAAAAAACGTCCTGCACAAGCAGAGGGACAATCACAGGCTCAGGCGCATCCACATGCAGAACAGCAAAAGAGTATTTTCTCTCGTCCTTCTTTTGTGACTACTTTTGATGTGTTAGTTTAA